A section of the Pseudomonas lini genome encodes:
- a CDS encoding SRPBCC family protein has protein sequence MTLPPNNQGVAVNDVKVQVIVKSPPSEIWKIWSNFSEAPLWDTDVRHCELNGPFQPGTRGKCVLKNGLNMPLKLETVSVHESYRNTAKLLWIDLEFDHQMRRLSPNETQVIHSAKISGPLSFLYRGLLRKMLTAAMTTALANLSTLAEQRANAVGTPRLEKPGKHLHRA, from the coding sequence ATGACCCTGCCCCCAAACAACCAAGGTGTCGCCGTGAACGATGTCAAAGTGCAAGTCATAGTCAAATCGCCGCCTTCTGAAATATGGAAGATCTGGAGCAATTTTTCAGAAGCGCCGTTATGGGATACCGACGTCCGCCATTGTGAACTCAATGGCCCGTTTCAACCGGGAACCCGAGGTAAATGCGTCCTCAAAAACGGCCTGAACATGCCGCTGAAACTGGAAACGGTGAGCGTGCATGAAAGCTATCGGAATACGGCAAAACTGCTTTGGATCGACCTCGAATTCGATCACCAGATGCGCAGACTTTCGCCGAATGAAACCCAGGTCATCCATAGCGCGAAGATCTCCGGCCCCTTGAGTTTTTTATACCGCGGGCTGCTACGCAAAATGCTGACCGCGGCAATGACCACCGCACTGGCCAACCTGAGCACTTTGGCTGAACAACGAGCGAATGCAGTCGGCACCCCAAGGCTCGAAAAACCCGGCAAGCATTTGCACCGCGCATGA
- a CDS encoding anthranilate synthase component I family protein codes for MNNNLICVNVLRREEHRSTDALGIYANALAQLGRESVFILESLSGPSRDRRATIIGLDPLFEVCIDEGQAQLRGCPALCDHLSVSLTQLGVQIDHEYKIHLPDSEAAWSLLRAIQAMFQPAPDAPCSLAFFGYFSYDCVRLIERLPDLAEQTYSYPLIALSVYQTLVYFHSNGVVETLINNHPLWARRTLEDYPFLATTPASEALDLPPYPETFEEIRTVNPEQFFERVEVAMEHIRAGDVYQIQLGHEIRIRSKVSPFDVYQNLRLRNPSPYMYLAHVGGIDLIGASPELFVRIKDDLIEMRPIAGTVGKKPGVDPTQLVLELTRSEKERAEHLMLIDLCRNDIGRVCQAGSLEVDEFMLVEEYSHLYHMVSNVRGLLRPGLDAYDVIKASFPAGTMSGAPKVRAMELIEGMESNRRGIYAGALGLVGFDGSVNTALCIRSTVFDEGTYHLRASAGVVADSVPEMEWKETLYKMGSVYRAVTGKEIGL; via the coding sequence GTGAATAACAATTTAATTTGCGTGAATGTTCTTCGCCGTGAGGAACATCGATCTACGGATGCACTTGGCATATATGCAAATGCACTGGCACAACTGGGTCGCGAGTCTGTCTTTATTCTTGAATCACTTTCCGGTCCAAGCCGTGATCGCAGGGCGACGATCATCGGGCTCGACCCCCTTTTCGAAGTTTGCATCGATGAGGGCCAGGCACAATTGCGAGGGTGCCCTGCGCTTTGTGACCATTTGTCCGTCAGCCTGACACAACTGGGCGTGCAGATAGATCATGAGTACAAAATCCATCTACCGGACAGCGAGGCCGCGTGGAGCCTGCTCAGGGCTATTCAGGCTATGTTCCAGCCTGCGCCTGATGCCCCTTGCAGCCTGGCGTTCTTTGGCTATTTCTCCTACGACTGTGTTCGCCTGATTGAGCGGCTACCCGATCTGGCCGAACAGACCTATAGCTACCCACTCATCGCCCTTTCGGTCTATCAGACACTGGTTTATTTCCACAGCAATGGCGTTGTCGAAACCCTGATCAACAACCACCCCCTGTGGGCGCGCCGTACCTTGGAGGATTACCCTTTCCTGGCCACAACCCCAGCGTCCGAGGCGTTGGATCTGCCACCGTATCCAGAGACATTCGAGGAAATCCGCACGGTCAACCCGGAGCAATTCTTCGAACGTGTCGAAGTAGCGATGGAGCACATCCGCGCTGGCGACGTCTATCAGATCCAGCTGGGCCATGAGATTCGCATCCGCTCGAAGGTTTCGCCGTTCGATGTGTACCAGAACCTGCGACTTCGCAACCCCTCTCCTTACATGTACCTGGCCCATGTGGGCGGTATCGACCTGATCGGTGCCAGTCCTGAGCTGTTCGTCAGGATCAAGGACGATTTGATAGAGATGCGTCCGATCGCCGGTACTGTCGGCAAGAAGCCCGGCGTCGATCCCACCCAGTTGGTCCTGGAGTTGACCCGCTCGGAGAAGGAACGCGCCGAGCACCTGATGCTGATCGACCTGTGTCGCAATGATATCGGTCGCGTATGCCAGGCCGGCTCGCTGGAAGTCGATGAGTTCATGTTGGTGGAGGAGTACTCGCACCTCTATCACATGGTGTCGAACGTTCGCGGCCTGCTCCGCCCCGGCCTGGATGCCTATGACGTGATCAAGGCCTCGTTCCCCGCTGGAACCATGTCCGGCGCTCCCAAGGTAAGAGCGATGGAGCTGATCGAGGGGATGGAGAGCAACCGCCGGGGTATCTACGCCGGAGCCTTGGGCTTGGTGGGTTTCGATGGCAGCGTCAATACCGCCTTGTGCATACGCTCAACGGTCTTCGACGAGGGTACCTACCACTTGCGGGCATCCGCCGGGGTGGTCGCCGACTCGGTACCCGAGATGGAGTGGAAAGAGACGTTGTACAAGATGGGTTCTGTATACCGCGCGGTGACCGGCAAGGAGATCGGACTGTGA
- a CDS encoding EAL domain-containing protein encodes MESLTLDVTSRLGRHLLPQSLRAQFTLAFLTLALLILAGGATAVYALRTSNSATRQLTDERLVRMQDGQDMLQRTLLIERQTDQLLTTRSSDTLRSSYAATVEQLEALDQLVQQLTAANSGVAILDMHQSSQMFRNTANIVAQLRESLLQTEVTFEQTLEDYTARLTATPTRASLELAVLLFDLPQAVDGDAVQRLRVRYERLSRTAGKLPDADVQTPDLFSLRLRLINQYSVIQRFNEELKNEAGVLVAVARAQSSAYTEDYREAVQHLVEASNRSQQWVLIMLGASLVFAWFVTRVFMGRHVLVRLNEISRQLRQERTDKTHLMMAEHGKDEIGNMARAVNQFLKDRLQLEKRTVQLSIATERLALQNSRLEQEAIIRAGQGHVLELIARSTELAEVLDSLAHLVESQLEGMMVSILVLDEDGKHLLHGAAPSLPKAYNQLIDGIAIGPNVGSCGTAVYRREPVIVTDIELDPLWEEYRSVAAPYGFRACWSTPILSHERKVLGTFALYSSTVRSPSSTETRLIDMATPLAGIAIERQLTEKRIRYMGDHDALTGLPNRTLLEDRLKQAILYAQRYSRLVTVVFLDLDKFKLVNDSLGHSAGDELLKTVAQRMLECVRRTDTVVRLGGDEFVIILFDQPSDLDGVTQVLHKIQEAILRPIQLSGHTLHVTCSMGLATYPADGSDTETLLSNADAAMYRAKELGRNSYQFYTSEMNNKDQGKLAMQDGLRNALNHDEFLLLYQPQVDLQSGQIIGVEALIRWQHPELGMVSPIKFIPQAEETGLIVPIGDWVIHTACRQNKAWQDAGWPPITMSVNISARQFIERDLIDRVRHALQETGLDPMYLELELTESLIMQDLQQAISKMKELQSMGISLSIDDFGTGYSSLAALKSFPIARLKIDQSFVRDLPDNENDKAIATAVISLGHKLNLKVIAEGVETEEQQTFLRENGCDEIQGHFFSRAISAEEISLLLRTSRSPQPSRIASPDPVRRKRDEKRPSSPIPGR; translated from the coding sequence ATGGAATCCCTGACATTGGACGTTACTTCCCGGCTCGGACGCCACCTATTGCCGCAATCGCTGCGCGCACAGTTCACATTGGCGTTTCTGACGCTGGCGCTGCTGATCCTGGCGGGTGGTGCAACTGCGGTCTACGCGTTGCGCACGTCAAATAGCGCCACCCGCCAGCTGACGGATGAACGACTGGTCCGCATGCAAGATGGGCAAGACATGCTGCAGCGTACCTTGCTGATCGAACGCCAGACCGATCAGCTTCTGACAACCCGCTCCTCCGATACCCTGCGTTCAAGCTATGCGGCGACCGTCGAACAGCTTGAAGCCCTTGATCAACTGGTGCAGCAGCTGACTGCCGCGAACAGTGGCGTGGCTATACTCGACATGCATCAGTCGAGTCAGATGTTCCGCAATACCGCCAACATCGTTGCGCAGCTGCGCGAAAGCCTGCTGCAAACCGAGGTCACCTTCGAGCAAACCCTGGAGGATTACACCGCCCGGTTAACCGCGACCCCGACCCGGGCCAGCCTGGAACTGGCGGTGTTACTTTTCGATCTGCCGCAGGCTGTTGACGGTGATGCCGTGCAACGGCTACGTGTCCGATATGAGCGCCTGTCACGCACCGCAGGCAAGTTACCCGACGCTGATGTGCAGACGCCCGATCTCTTCTCCCTGCGCCTGAGACTCATCAATCAGTACAGCGTCATACAACGCTTCAATGAGGAACTGAAGAATGAAGCCGGGGTTCTGGTCGCGGTGGCCCGTGCGCAATCCAGTGCTTACACCGAAGACTATCGCGAAGCCGTGCAGCACCTGGTCGAGGCCTCAAATCGTAGCCAGCAATGGGTGCTGATCATGTTGGGCGCCAGCCTGGTGTTCGCCTGGTTTGTGACCCGGGTTTTCATGGGCCGTCACGTGCTCGTACGCCTGAATGAAATAAGCCGGCAATTGCGTCAGGAACGCACTGACAAAACGCATTTGATGATGGCGGAACATGGGAAGGACGAGATCGGCAACATGGCTCGCGCGGTGAATCAATTCCTCAAAGACCGACTTCAGCTGGAAAAAAGAACGGTTCAATTGAGTATCGCCACAGAACGGCTCGCGTTGCAAAACAGCCGATTAGAGCAAGAAGCCATCATCCGTGCCGGACAAGGTCATGTCCTGGAATTGATCGCCAGGAGCACCGAGCTTGCAGAAGTCCTCGACAGCCTGGCTCACCTGGTCGAGTCCCAACTGGAGGGGATGATGGTGTCCATCCTGGTGCTGGATGAGGATGGCAAGCACTTGCTGCACGGGGCTGCGCCCAGTTTGCCGAAAGCCTATAACCAGCTCATTGACGGGATTGCGATTGGTCCGAACGTCGGTTCATGCGGCACCGCGGTGTATCGACGAGAACCGGTCATCGTCACGGATATCGAGCTGGATCCGCTGTGGGAGGAGTACCGTTCAGTCGCTGCGCCCTATGGATTTCGCGCCTGTTGGTCGACGCCGATTCTGTCCCATGAGCGAAAGGTACTGGGTACGTTTGCCTTGTATTCCAGCACCGTACGCAGCCCTAGCTCGACCGAGACGCGACTGATCGACATGGCGACACCGCTTGCCGGTATTGCGATAGAACGCCAACTGACCGAAAAGCGCATTCGCTATATGGGCGACCATGACGCACTCACCGGGCTGCCGAATCGCACACTGCTCGAAGACCGTCTCAAGCAGGCAATACTTTATGCTCAGCGCTATAGCCGGCTGGTGACGGTGGTGTTTCTCGATCTGGACAAATTCAAACTGGTGAATGACAGCCTTGGGCACAGTGCTGGAGACGAACTGCTGAAAACCGTCGCTCAGCGCATGCTGGAGTGTGTACGACGCACCGACACCGTCGTGCGACTGGGAGGCGACGAGTTTGTAATCATCCTGTTTGACCAGCCCTCAGACCTCGACGGCGTTACTCAAGTCCTGCACAAAATCCAGGAAGCCATCCTGCGGCCGATTCAGCTCAGCGGACATACACTCCACGTCACCTGCAGCATGGGGTTGGCCACTTACCCTGCCGACGGCAGCGATACCGAGACGTTGCTCAGCAATGCGGACGCCGCCATGTACCGTGCCAAGGAGCTGGGTCGCAACAGTTACCAGTTCTATACGAGCGAGATGAATAATAAGGATCAGGGCAAGCTCGCCATGCAAGACGGGCTTCGAAACGCACTCAACCATGATGAGTTCCTGCTGCTATACCAGCCACAGGTGGATTTGCAGTCAGGTCAGATTATCGGCGTAGAGGCACTGATCCGCTGGCAGCATCCCGAGCTTGGCATGGTGTCTCCAATCAAATTCATTCCGCAGGCCGAAGAGACCGGGTTGATCGTGCCCATCGGCGACTGGGTGATTCATACCGCGTGCAGACAAAACAAGGCCTGGCAGGATGCGGGCTGGCCGCCGATCACCATGTCGGTGAATATTTCAGCACGCCAGTTCATCGAAAGGGACCTGATCGACCGGGTGAGGCATGCCTTGCAAGAAACCGGACTGGACCCGATGTACCTTGAGCTGGAGCTGACCGAAAGTCTGATCATGCAAGACCTTCAGCAAGCCATCAGCAAAATGAAGGAACTGCAATCAATGGGGATCAGTCTCTCGATTGACGACTTCGGCACCGGCTACTCCAGCCTCGCAGCATTGAAAAGCTTCCCGATCGCGAGACTCAAGATCGACCAGTCTTTCGTGCGTGATCTGCCCGACAACGAGAACGACAAAGCCATCGCCACCGCAGTGATTTCGTTGGGGCACAAACTGAACCTCAAGGTCATTGCCGAAGGTGTCGAAACCGAAGAACAGCAAACCTTCCTGCGTGAAAACGGTTGCGATGAAATTCAGGGTCATTTTTTCAGCCGCGCGATCAGCGCAGAGGAAATCAGTCTGTTACTGCGTACGTCCCGGTCGCCTCAACCGAGCCGTATTGCGAGCCCTGACCCGGTAAGGCGAAAACGCGATGAAAAACGCCCAAGCAGTCCAATACCCGGGCGTTAA
- a CDS encoding LuxR C-terminal-related transcriptional regulator, whose translation MPTVKFHVKNAVSKLGATNKTAAVVRAAVLGIIS comes from the coding sequence ATGCCGACCGTTAAATTCCACGTGAAGAACGCCGTGAGTAAACTCGGCGCCACTAATAAAACCGCAGCGGTGGTCAGGGCAGCCGTCCTGGGCATCATCAGTTGA
- a CDS encoding substrate-binding domain-containing protein, with amino-acid sequence MIQAQEIVSRATLEAVRWSGPESGPQALRGKSIALVAEDLRNGGIVGVAQGAREAAKAMGWTLKIFDGAGSSAGRAKAFSDALAANPDGLILCGSDALENNAALILFANRSVPVVGWHAGARPGPIDGTPVAMNVTTDPLEVARLTAMAAVAQSNGHAGVVILTDSKYSIAMAKAKAMENVIRACQECTLLEVRDVAISESGEKMPAITKELLQHYGKRWTHTLAINDIYFDYSIASLTNAAIPSDGISLLSAGDGSASAFLRIQAKTYQTVTVAEPLNLHGWQVMDELNRLFAGQPVSGFVAPIHLVNADNIAFDGGKKFQYDPDNGYRDIYRHQWNP; translated from the coding sequence GTGATTCAGGCGCAGGAAATCGTTTCCAGGGCCACCCTCGAAGCCGTTCGCTGGAGCGGCCCTGAATCCGGTCCGCAGGCGCTGCGGGGCAAGAGCATCGCCCTTGTCGCAGAAGATTTGCGTAACGGAGGAATTGTCGGGGTCGCGCAGGGCGCTCGCGAGGCAGCCAAGGCGATGGGCTGGACGCTGAAGATATTCGATGGCGCCGGATCATCGGCCGGGCGCGCAAAGGCCTTTTCCGATGCCCTGGCGGCGAACCCCGATGGCCTCATTTTGTGCGGCTCCGATGCCCTGGAGAACAACGCGGCGCTCATCCTCTTCGCCAACAGGAGTGTGCCGGTGGTTGGCTGGCACGCCGGGGCACGCCCCGGGCCGATTGACGGCACGCCGGTGGCCATGAATGTCACGACCGACCCGCTCGAAGTGGCTCGCCTCACGGCCATGGCGGCAGTGGCACAGTCAAATGGACACGCCGGCGTGGTCATCCTGACCGACTCCAAGTACAGCATCGCGATGGCGAAAGCCAAGGCCATGGAAAACGTCATTCGGGCCTGTCAGGAATGTACGTTGCTGGAAGTGCGCGATGTCGCGATCTCCGAAAGTGGCGAGAAGATGCCGGCGATCACCAAGGAGCTGCTTCAGCACTATGGAAAGCGCTGGACCCATACGCTGGCCATCAACGATATCTATTTCGACTACTCGATTGCCTCATTGACCAACGCCGCAATACCCAGTGACGGCATCAGTCTGTTGTCTGCCGGTGATGGCAGCGCTTCGGCTTTCTTGCGCATACAGGCAAAAACCTACCAGACCGTTACCGTGGCCGAGCCGCTCAACCTGCATGGCTGGCAAGTGATGGATGAATTGAACCGACTGTTTGCAGGTCAGCCGGTGAGCGGCTTCGTAGCGCCGATTCACTTGGTCAATGCCGACAATATCGCTTTCGACGGCGGGAAAAAATTCCAGTACGACCCTGACAATGGCTATCGAGACATCTATCGCCACCAATGGAATCCCTGA
- a CDS encoding LysE family translocator, with translation MFPMDIWFTYTTACVLLVLSPGPDNLLAIGRGLSQGRLAAIVSGLSSGMGILFHVTTASLGLTLLIQTSAVAFWVVKLVGAAYLLWLGVKVLRSRSLVTFAPAARQPLRSILLTGFLSAALNPKPGFFVLAFIPQFINPTLGSVTVQMLVYGFWFALLTAVGFSLMGIFATRLSQYICQRPRLANGLNLGAGLTFIVSGLSIAALSQK, from the coding sequence GTGTTTCCGATGGATATCTGGTTCACCTACACTACAGCCTGCGTACTGCTGGTCCTGTCTCCAGGCCCTGACAATCTTCTGGCGATAGGCCGCGGACTAAGCCAGGGGCGCCTGGCAGCCATCGTGTCAGGCCTGTCGTCTGGCATGGGCATCCTGTTTCACGTTACCACCGCTTCGCTAGGGCTGACGCTATTGATCCAGACATCGGCAGTCGCCTTCTGGGTCGTCAAACTGGTGGGGGCCGCCTACCTGCTCTGGCTCGGGGTCAAGGTGTTGCGCTCCAGAAGCCTGGTGACCTTCGCTCCCGCCGCGCGGCAGCCACTGCGCAGCATTTTACTCACAGGCTTCCTTTCGGCGGCGCTCAATCCCAAGCCAGGGTTTTTCGTACTGGCGTTCATCCCGCAATTCATCAATCCCACGCTCGGCTCGGTCACTGTACAGATGCTGGTCTACGGGTTCTGGTTCGCCCTGTTGACGGCCGTGGGGTTCTCGTTGATGGGCATCTTCGCCACGCGCCTGTCGCAATACATTTGTCAACGCCCGCGCCTTGCCAACGGCCTCAACCTCGGCGCGGGATTGACCTTCATCGTGTCAGGACTTTCCATCGCTGCTCTTAGCCAGAAATGA
- a CDS encoding outer membrane protein, whose translation MNLLKKPQYLVMGVIGMGLIAPASSSADTLGPYISVMGGLNWVAAQDLNQNNLDFVEMEFNQPLDSGYATGLALGWRFPVGLRPEVELSYRKNTLTQFNNRVYEGGGSIDGKGEEEATSLMANLWYDVLNLPAPFSRFTPYIGGGLGYTTLTVSGLEAGGVQFGGTHRDTVSAYQLGAGVGFELTEQWSMSLDYRYIKTREAHFGDIQGLPQGDVRTDYSAQSLMLGLKYWF comes from the coding sequence ATGAACCTACTAAAAAAACCTCAGTATCTCGTGATGGGCGTCATTGGCATGGGCCTTATCGCTCCAGCGTCCAGTTCCGCCGACACGCTCGGCCCCTACATCAGTGTCATGGGCGGCCTGAACTGGGTTGCTGCGCAGGACCTTAACCAGAACAACCTCGATTTTGTCGAGATGGAGTTCAACCAACCGCTAGACTCCGGCTACGCCACCGGACTGGCATTGGGCTGGCGGTTTCCCGTCGGGCTCAGACCTGAAGTGGAACTCAGCTACCGCAAAAATACCCTGACCCAGTTCAATAACCGGGTCTACGAAGGCGGCGGGAGCATCGACGGCAAAGGCGAAGAGGAAGCCACCAGCCTGATGGCCAATCTCTGGTATGACGTCTTGAACCTGCCAGCCCCCTTCAGTCGGTTCACCCCCTACATTGGCGGCGGCCTGGGCTACACCACCCTGACGGTCAGTGGTCTGGAAGCCGGCGGGGTCCAGTTCGGCGGCACTCATCGCGACACCGTATCGGCCTATCAACTCGGAGCCGGGGTAGGTTTCGAGCTTACCGAGCAATGGTCGATGTCCCTGGATTACCGATACATCAAGACGCGCGAAGCGCACTTCGGTGACATTCAAGGCCTGCCCCAAGGCGATGTGCGCACTGACTACAGCGCACAGTCATTGATGCTCGGCCTGAAGTATTGGTTCTAA
- a CDS encoding aminodeoxychorismate/anthranilate synthase component II, protein MKVFLIDAYDSFVFIISQYLEQLGLETRVERHDVPDLIQRIEAFSPDFCVLGPGPGHPADVGYIEVIRHLQGRLPLLGVCLGHQAIGLAFGAQVCRAPHVMHGKVSKIENDGKGVYDHTQARAIQATRYHSLMISDQQLPDCLEVTSRSTDDGYVMGVRHRLLPVEGVQFHPESILTENGLELFRSFIRCYVHQ, encoded by the coding sequence GTGAAAGTATTCCTGATCGATGCCTACGACAGCTTCGTCTTTATCATCAGCCAGTACCTGGAACAACTGGGGCTGGAAACTCGCGTCGAACGTCACGACGTGCCGGACCTCATCCAGCGCATTGAGGCTTTCTCGCCGGATTTCTGCGTGCTGGGCCCTGGACCTGGGCATCCGGCCGACGTTGGCTACATTGAAGTGATCAGGCACTTGCAGGGGCGTTTACCGCTGCTGGGCGTTTGCCTGGGTCATCAGGCCATCGGCCTGGCCTTTGGTGCCCAGGTTTGCCGGGCTCCTCACGTGATGCACGGCAAGGTGAGCAAGATCGAAAACGATGGCAAGGGCGTCTATGACCACACGCAAGCACGCGCCATACAGGCCACCCGTTATCATTCGCTGATGATCAGCGACCAGCAGCTACCCGATTGCCTGGAGGTAACTTCGAGGTCCACGGATGATGGTTATGTGATGGGCGTGCGTCATCGCCTCCTGCCGGTGGAGGGGGTGCAGTTTCACCCTGAAAGCATCCTGACCGAAAACGGTCTGGAGCTGTTCCGCAGTTTCATCAGGTGTTACGTGCACCAGTGA